A window of Panthera tigris isolate Pti1 chromosome A3, P.tigris_Pti1_mat1.1, whole genome shotgun sequence genomic DNA:
GTTTTCATCCTCATAGACACCATAGCGACCCTCATCAAGCTCACGTTCGATCTGCCACCCATGCTTGTAATCTGAACGGTCATGGAGGAACTTGCAGCTGTCTCCAAAGCCACAAAAGCCGGTCTCCTTGTAGTCCTTACAAATGTCGGGCTGGTAATCCCAGCGCACAGTGGCACGAAGATGCTCGGGAGCTCGGATGGGGCCCTTCCTCACCATCCCGGAGGAAGCATTGCCCATAGACGTATCCTTGGGCTTCAtgtatttcttataattattgATCCCCCGATAGATCTTGTCATCTTCCTTGCCCCTTAGCTCTTCCTGGATCTTCTGGCTGCGCTCAAAGATGGCTTGTGCGTCACGCTCCTTCTCTGTGTCTAGCTCGTAGACTGCAGTCGCCCCCATATCCTCTGGTCCCACAGGTTTTGCTGAGCGGGTGGACTTGTACACCATGCCAAGGCTCTGGGGCTCGGTCTCCTCCTCCTTGCTGCTCAACAGAGCAGCCACCCTCTGTTTACCACTACCATGGGTCTTCTGTATCATCGGATTGTGGATCACCCGCTTGTTTTCCGGGCGAACCACTGTGCTGCCTTCgtcactgctgctgctgctgctgccgtcTCCAGACTCCCGGTTGCAGATGGGGCGCTTTCTGCAGCCTGCAGCCCCTTTTTGTCTACCAGGCTTTTTGAAGAGGAAGGTACACACCTGGTCTGTCGTCTTTCCCGGAGAAAGCTGTTCTGCCATTTTAGAGTCCCAAGCTCCAGAACGGCTGTGGTGTGCTCTGTAttgaagttttaataaaaaaaataaaattaaaataagaacaataaaatgATCCTTCACAAGCATATAACTCAATTTGGTACAGTTCTTTAGGGTATGAGGAAAGGAATGCCTTTCAAATCTCATCTTGGGTCATCTGATCAAGTCTTCTGGAGCGTGGTCTCTGGCCCTGACACAGAGGCTACGTACTGCCTGGGTTTTAAATGCTGATTCTTCAGAGTTCagtccctcttttctctctataCTCAGGCCTTGAGTTAGCTCATCCATTTTCATAGCTTTTAATGCCATATGTATGCTGACAATGCTTAAGTTGACATCTTCAGTCAATACCTTACTTCTGAGCTTCAGATTTAAATATCCAAATGCACCCTTGATATCTCCACGTGGGCATCTCTAACTTACCATGTCCAAAGAGAAGTCTTTATTGCACCAGCAGACCCCAACTCAACCTCTTCTCCCCAGTATTTTCCATCTTTGGAAATAACTATCTACTCAATTTCTCAAGCCATAAGCCTTGATTCCTCCTTGATCTTCCTTGATTCCTCCATTTTACTCATATCCCAACTTCAACTTTTCATCTTTTAGACTTTACCCCAAAACATTTCTCATATCCAccaacctttttctttctttcttttttttttaagtttatttctttttgagagacagagagagacagagcacgagtggggggaggtgcagagagagacacacacacacacacacacacacagaatccaaagcaggttccaggctctgagctgtcagcacagagcccaacgcggggctcgaacccacaaaccatgagatcatgacctgagccaaaatccaacgcttaaccaagtgagccacccaggtgccccagcatccacctttttctttatccactcctCTCAAGCTGTGCCAAGGCATCAGCATTGTGTGCCACATTCATGATATTCATGGCCAGTAGCAGCTACATAATGTAAGAAAGCAGAGGTTGATCTACGCTGTACCATCACACAAACTCATTAAACCAAAATCAATTTAAGATAAAGCAAACAACCTAAAACATGGACGAAATGCTGGCAAGTTTGACTTTTTCAACTAGTAGCTCTATATTTCGCTTATAGAACTGTATTTTTTCTGTGGTACTGAATACATTCCTATAtgagtttcaaaaaaaaagaagcaaattttaGGTTGAGGCAGTATTTAGAAGAGTGGAAACATCTCAGTGCTTTTTCCAAAGTCACTTTCATGTGTacgattttatgatttttatgtgttCTGAGTGACAATTCTGGCCCATTCTTACTCTAGACCAGTTTATTAAATTATCGGATTCCTGGTTTTTACAGTGTGAATAGAGATTTTTTATGAACACgaataactattattttaataataactcACTGTGCTAAAATTTggcatttaaatttataaataagatcACAGCTGCTGACCTCTTTcagcaaagaaaagaacaaaaggagtTAGCATCTCATTCTGAGAATCCACCTAAATCAATTAGGATGTTAAATCCAtgcataaaataatgtttaataaaagtgCTTTAAAGGGAAAATTGTCTCGTTTTAAATTGAATGAATACAAAAGATGACACGAAGTTCCCGGATTACTGCTATGAGGCTCTAAGACACCAGACTCAGGCATTGCTAATAGTTCAACAGTAATTGGAATATTAATAGGATGTGTCATTCTGATTATATAGAATATGCATCAGAGTATTTTACCTGCCTCTTCTGGATTGATTGGAGAGTGGCAGAGAATAATCTGATTGTCGCTTCTCTCAGTTTAAGAGCCCCATTTCAGAATGCTTACTCGCAGACTCTATTTGAGGAcacgttaaaaataaaaccaatgcaTTTATAACCTAATTAGCTGGTCTCCATTGATTCATGTTCCAGATATTCAGTGTGCATAGCATTACTGTTTTCACGAACTACCTGTAAATATATGCTGGGTGGCACACTGGGCTAATGCACTAGTCTCTCCTTAGGGAACTGAACTAGCAGCTAATGTAGTCATCACTGAAGTACTATGTTTTGCAGTTTTCTACTAGTCAATACATGTTAATAAGACTTCAAAGGTTTATTTATCACTTAATCTCAGCCAGGTCCTGGGCTCTGTACGTAACATTAGATTAGAAATGGCTCCTGTGTAACGAGTCTACTGTCTAAAAGTAAAGGAGCCTTGACCTTTGAACAGCTGGCTGTCTCCGCTCAAGGGTATAAGCAAGAGGTCAGGGGTTCGCTGGAATCGTGTCATTTGAGTGTAACCCCTTCAGGGATGTGGACCCAGTCACAGGTTCTCATTGTGCCCGGCTTCGGAAACGGCAAGTGCCCTTTCAAGTTTGTCTGCTGCGAATTTATCCACAAAgtttcatataaaaagaaaaaagaagtcagacCAGATGATCATTTCAGCATTctcctgacttaaaaaaatatcggAGTCCAGGTTGTATGTTCAGGAACGGTCATACCTCTCTAATTACATCAAGCAAACTGGTGAACTTTGCTCTCAAAACACGCAAACGTTCCTTAAACCGTGGAGAAATGGCAAAGCTCAACTCCGGGGCGCCGATGCAAACAGAGGCTTAAGGATGTTAGTGGCTTTCAGGCTTGAAGCTCTGGCTCTCTGGGCTTACATAGGATGTCATTGATTTACTCCTTCCacagaggtgaagagagaggACCAGGGGAGATAGGTTTAATTAATCTTAAATATCTCTGCAATTTAAGGATTGTAGGCCTGGAACAGTTCCTGTACTAACATGATTAGCAAATATTGACTTTTGAATACAATAATAATGTGTCATCTGAAACCCTTGATAAGTAACTTAAGTACTTCCTTAGCTTGCATCTTATTAAATTAGATGAGGTATGGTTGAGGCACATTACACAAAGacattgaaatgaaaaatcagaCCTAAGGGTTTTAACATTGATTTTAAGAGAGCTAAAAGtcacaaagaaaacatatatgcTTCAGTTCTGCAGCCTATGAATGTAAGCTGTCTATTTTCTctagatggatttttttaaagtatgtagtAATTTTCATGGTGCAACTGTAGTAAACATTTACAATTTGTGACCTTTCTGACAGCTGTAATCAATCATCAGATTATGTATGATGAccatataattttagttttatggaAGGTTAACTTACACAGATTATGAGCTTTTGAtgttaaaatatggaagaaagagCCATGTCATACTAGTGTGCCTGTGAATATGGTAAGGCTAATCTACCCAACCCCCTTCATAAGgtttaacttaaaaatgtgtaCAACAAGTCAGCTAAGGAAAGAGTTTTAAGATGTAATACTAGTCAGCTGCAACCTGACAAATCTCACAGTATTGATTAGTTTTCAAAGGCTGTATGGCATGTGTACTCTACTTAACAATAGAATGGGAATGAGGGGAGAAAAGCCTCCAAATGTCATCAAAGCAAATGGTCTGTGAATGTTGCTTCAAAGCTCGTCATTAGTTGCCAGGGTATTTGGCCACAAAGCTTGTAAAGAGGTTTCTCCGGAGGGGTAGGTATGACAAAGTGCACTTCTTGGCAAGAAGACTTAGGCACTCAAGTAGCAGCACACATTAATTCTTGCTTGATTAATTCGAGGATTAACATTCTTTCTGAAATTTTGCctgctttttatccttttcttttttgaaaccaAGGATAGACCCCAGGCCTTTTCTGTCCTCTAATGAAACTGCAAATTGACTTGTGTTCAAATGGTGCTGGAGtaaaatgaacaattaaaaatgtattggtAACAATGAGATGTATCAGCCAATCTCTTTAAGGATTAATTAGTGGCAGGAACAATCTTTCTTACACAACATACCAAGAAGAATAGAGCAGTGGTGGGTGAACAAGAAGGTGTCAAAGGTTTTTAACGTGTGCATACAAACACATGTATGcacatatccacacacacacatatgtagtaCAAGAATATAGGTACGTATATGTCAGCATCTGTACAGGTTTAGACTGAAAAAATTAACTGCAGCTTCCTTGGAGATATTTATTCCACCTTAGTTAGGATGATTCGACTGTTGCTGATTAGTGATCCATTAGTTAGCTTGAAGGCAGCCAACAGATTTTACTGATCGTAATTTATCATTAAAGCAGAGAAATGCTTTAGGTATTTAAATAATGTATGCAGATAAattcactcttatttttttaattatccacCTGTACCAACCTTGTAAGAATCTTTGCCCCCTATCAAAAGTTTGCTCTCTGAGGAGAATTTCAAAGTTAGCCTAAAAGGAAAAGCCCTTCTCCCTGGTTGCATCTATCGATTCTGCATTTCaacccaccccctctcaaaatgcTCGGTATGTTTCAGGTTATGTCTGCAGTTCttaaaaaaacttgaaattatCTCTACATTTGCCACTGCAGACTGAAGGCTTATCTTGCAAAATATGATACCTCTGTCATTTCTTTAGCAAAGATTTCAGATACAGTAGGGATAAATTGTAGTCCCCAGAGCCCACTATAAAACTTCAGGGAAAAACGGACGTAGTTCCCTTCTTTAAGACCTGTTTAAATAGATGATACTctagaaaatgtcatttttgttaGGCTGCCCTAAAGTCAGATCTACTCCATGCCACCAATGTGCCGAGTCAGCATAAAAGGGCATTTAGCACTAAGGCATTTGGTAAATACTGCTTTATTGTGCTTCATCCTCCCTACAGGGCATTctgaaaagatgaataataaGTGTGAACAGGAAGAACAAGTTTCCAGTCCTGTCAAATTAATTAGACTAGTGTAGAATGAAGTGAGGTTTGCCGTTAGGTAAGTTgaaaacatgtaaagaaaatCATCCAAGCAATCTGAAAGGATTTTAAGAGAGCAAAACATCCTCATGAATTTTTGTATACTTGCATGagagatattatatatatgtggatAACCGTGTTGCACATAAAAGTATATAGTATCTGAACAGAAAATGGTCTATGTGTTTATGCAATACATACAACATATCCCAAAACATACATGGCCAGCCACAATTTGAAAGGAAAGCCGTAATTCAAACAATATCTATtaagggggggcggggcggggggggggggggggagaatagaCCTGACCCTTTTACTTACAGGAGTAAACCCTGGTTCCATACTAAGAACTGTATCAGGTGAGCTTATTAAGAGATTCATGAGTGCACAGGGAGCAATGCAATTTGGTTGTTGTTTCACCAGGTTCCAGCTGGGTGCTTTTAGCCTCAGACCTTACGTAGGCAAAGATACAGGAAAGGGAGAGTTACAATGTGCAGCAAGGTGCTCTTCTGAATGCAGGGCCTTCAGTTGGTAGTTTGGGCTAATTTTAAATGACCTTTTGAGATACGTTTCCATGTATTTCACTCTATTCTGGAAAATTGATTTTGGTAATTGAAGTAATCAATTTGTGTATCTATAGAGCATTGACTGCTCTGTACCACCGCCACAAAGCAGGCCGGCCAAGGTTCCATGATGCAAATTGATGTTTTTATATCGAGTTCCGAAGGGGCTGGCTGCAGCCACCCTATTTGTCCTACTCAGGAGAAGTAGTTTCTCCCCACAATCATGGGACCAATGCCCACTGCATTAGTTTAAACCTTCCTAAACCACAGTATTTCCTGAATCACATAAAGGCTGGTAAACGATTTTCTTTTTGCAAAGGACGTGAGGTCCTGAAACTTTTCATATATCTAGCCTTTCTTCCTCACCCTTCTCCTCCCCGCCGCCCCTTTTACCTTTCCAGTCTCCATGCACCTCACCCTCTTTAACTCCACTTGCCTGACCTTTTACGAGTTCCCTTTCTCTACTACCTAGCATCAGTCAATGTTGATATGCCACACTCAGGCCCTCTTCTGTCAAAACGAAGAGAATCTACAAttgtcattttttcttctgtgctgCTCACTCTATCTCGCTGCACCTTTGGTAGAATTCTACAGCTAATTCCAACTCTTCCATACCATCAAGTGATTTTCCCAATTGACGCTcccatttcatttgatttttttcataaacagGGTAGAGGAAGGCAGAACTTCTCTGCATCTGAGTCTGAATGCTGGGTTTGATTTTACATGTAACTGACAAAAACGTCGCCTGCAAAGCGATGACTGGAAGACATCAGAATACTTGTTTCGGCAGGTGACACCAGGACAACTTCCTTTTGGGTGTCAAAAGTGTGTTTTagctaccttttctttttcaggcaGACTCAACTGTCCTTCCACAACAGAAGCAGGACATGTCatctcccaaatgaaagaaattcatgCCCATGATGAGTAACATTCCAATTAAAATTCATCACTAACAGCAGGCTTTTTATCTTTCTTGGACAACGTGAATCATTTTTGGTGCTGGGAAATGTGCTTCATAAACCTCCATTGTCGTAGAATGTCTACTTCCACGAGAACTTGTTTTATATTAGTAAATAAAACATCATCTGACATTTTTGTCACTTCTTATGTCTGGGTGCTGACGGAAATAATGGGAACGCTCGGAGGTTATGGGACATTGTTTATCAAGGAATGTAGGTGACGCCACAAAGTATAAGTAACGCTATACAGCTGGATGATTGATCCCTGCTGCATATTTTAAAGCTCCTTTCATTGCTTATCGAAACCTTTTAGGTAATGCACTCCTCTCAGATatcattttatgtttgaaaagCTTTATAATTCATAATGAAAAGTTGCTTAGTTACCCCAAGTGAATCCATAGCTTCAATTATTCTCTGTGCAAATGGTTGGACTCCATTTTGACCAATGTTTATGGTGTTTGGCAATTTTTCAGTAGCTACTTTGCTCTGATATGATTAATTTCTTGCATAATACTCTGCTTTGCATGTGTGGAGCTGAAATAATCTTAGTaggcagaaaggaaatgaaagaccttgtgtgtttcagttttggaaacATTTGAAACATAACATCATAATGTTAAGAGTGCCAAAAACAATACCAGTTAGGCTGGATAAAGACAACCACAAGAGACACAAATGTACTGATGAGACCCAGCCTGGGACAGACAGCCCTTGCCTCCTTCTGTGGCCAGCTTGCTCTGCCTCGAGACattgaggaaggggagaagacaGAGCCCCAGAATTTACCAAACTGGATTCAACTGCCAGAAAAAATACTGGCATCTTCTCATTAGTATCATTTCCTAAAGTTATCGTGGGCCTCTTTCTTTGACAAAATCACATAAAACACATCCTCTTACTCATTAAGTGGCTACACGTGAGGTTGCTGCCCCTTGTGCAGAAAGGTGGGGGACACGCAtaactgttgaataaatgaatgagttcattcattcaggagCATTATGTGTGGTGACTACCTGACCTTCtggctttgggaaaatgtttactGTCCCCTGTCTTTAGATGATTTCTGTTGCTCTGATACTCCGGAGTGCCTGCATTTTCCAAGTTTCAAACACTGTCTCTTTTCTTCAACCCCTTTCCGACCAATGGTGTAAGTTGTGAAATGACGCCTACAATAGAAAGCCTGGAAGACCGGCAGAAAGAACACTGGTCTTGAAGTCACACCAACCCAGGCTAAAATGTGGTGAATTGCTGGCTTGGAAGCCTCACATGGCCTCAGTCTGCCTCCATGAAAAACAGGAATAATGATATAGTCTCTGTTCTAGGCATACTCATTTCTTTAATGCTCTAGTGGTACTTCTTGTAGTACATGCCAGGTACTACTCCAAGCATTCAATGCACCGATGAGGTAGCTTCTATtactacccccattttacagaggaagcgGCTGAAGCACGGAAGTGTTAAGCAATCTACCAAGGATCACAGAGTTAGTacgtggcagagccaggatctaCAGTCTACCTACAGAATCCGCGCTCTCAACCACCATACAAAGCTGCCATCTGTAATGGTAGCTgccattactgttattattagcATTACTGCTGCCATCATCGCTCTCATTACTGCTACAACCAGAGGCACCTGGAAGACCTGGTATCGGTGGAGGTCAGTGGCCCAACCTTTCACTTTTATCTCAAAGCCTGTGGACACTGTCCCAACTGAGCAGCCCAAAGCTGATGCCACTGCACAGCATCCTCAGCTCTGTTAAGAAATACGTGTGCATATGGCTCAAGGGCTCAAGGACGCTGTAAGTCATCgaattttcatttcaaacacaCAGGTATTCTTGATATGCTAACATATTTACTTCAGATTTTCACCATTCAATATATTCGTAGGGcagcttttattataaaattaatttacagaGCAAAGCCATCTTTTTATTAGAAGATAGCTCCTTTAGTAGCCCTTCGTTACACAAACAGCAGTaacaaattttctcttctttttacaaTGGAAATCGGCTGAGCCTCCCTCAAAGAGTATAGCAACTTTTCCCCTGCTGAGAAGtgagaaaataacataaaatttctgccatgataaaacaaaataagacagagagaCTCTGGCTTTGTCAGATTTGCTTTCCCCAACAGAAGTCCCTGAAATCAGTGGGAATCGGGGATTCCACAGAACGTGGAAGTAAGTGTATAGCTCTGCCAGATGAAcaggggatggggagaaaggcCGAGGCAGTCTCAGATCAGAAAGTCTGTTGCTGGAcctagaaaaacaaaagccttacACTTCCAATCACAGCTGATTTTGACCTAGTTCTTGTGAAACAACATGAGACCACACAGAacctatcttcattttttttttaagtttatttatttgagagaaacagagagcacacAAGGTGTGAGcgggaatggggcagagagagggggagagaaagaatcccaagcaggctccacgccgtcagcacagagtccaacatgcgGCTCAGTcccacggattgtgagatcatgacctgagctaaaatcaagagttggatgcaaaaccgactgagccacccaggtgccccattttctaAACACTGATCAGCAAgaataatttactttaaatttctgtttgtaaCCAAAGTTCATCCCTTACCAAGAGCTAGAAAAATGGGTAAATCAGTTACAAATGGGAAATATTCCCAAAAGGTGTATgtagagctttctctctctctctctttttcctattCATGGTATTTATAGATGAAATGTCCACAGTATCTATAATCCTTCAAGAGTGGTGGCATGCTTTTATACTCCAACCTGGAAATATGTGGAAGTAAAGGCATCACGTAAGCTCTGCATAGGAGTACACCCTTTCATGGACCTACAATCGAGACCAAATAAAAAGTCTGGCAAATTTCACGAAATTCTTCCAACACAAGGCATACTTATGTTTGAATCCCAATGAAAAGAACTGGAATGTagtca
This region includes:
- the LOC102969177 gene encoding E3 ubiquitin-protein ligase RNF113A-like isoform X1, with product MAGIQAHHSRSGAWDSKMAEQLSPGKTTDQVCTFLFKKPGRQKGAAGCRKRPICNRESGDGSSSSSSDEGSTVVRPENKRVIHNPMIQKTHGSGKQRVAALLSSKEEETEPQSLGMVYKSTRSAKPVGPEDMGATAVYELDTEKERDAQAIFERSQKIQEELRGKEDDKIYRGINNYKKYMKPKDTSMGNASSGMVRKGPIRAPEHLRATVRWDYQPDICKDYKETGFCGFGDSCKFLHDRSDYKHGWQIERELDEGRYGVYEDENYEVASDEEEIPFKCFICRQTFQNPVVTKCRHYFCESCALQHFRTTPRCYVCDQQTNGVFNPAKELMAKLEKHRPAEKGGASNFPEDLDESRIPIT
- the LOC102969177 gene encoding E3 ubiquitin-protein ligase RNF113A-like isoform X2, producing MAEQLSPGKTTDQVCTFLFKKPGRQKGAAGCRKRPICNRESGDGSSSSSSDEGSTVVRPENKRVIHNPMIQKTHGSGKQRVAALLSSKEEETEPQSLGMVYKSTRSAKPVGPEDMGATAVYELDTEKERDAQAIFERSQKIQEELRGKEDDKIYRGINNYKKYMKPKDTSMGNASSGMVRKGPIRAPEHLRATVRWDYQPDICKDYKETGFCGFGDSCKFLHDRSDYKHGWQIERELDEGRYGVYEDENYEVASDEEEIPFKCFICRQTFQNPVVTKCRHYFCESCALQHFRTTPRCYVCDQQTNGVFNPAKELMAKLEKHRPAEKGGASNFPEDLDESRIPIT